Part of the Sphingomonas morindae genome, CGGCCAGCGCGAAGCCCGCCTCCTCGGCGACATGGGTATAGGCGTAGAGCACGATGTCGGCGAGGCTGAAGCCCTGCGGCAGCAGAAAGGCCTGGCGGGCGAGCTGCGCCTCCATCAGCGCCAGCGCCGCCGCGCCGCCGCTGCGCTTGGCCGGCAGCTGCGCCCGCCGCGCCGCGTCCAGCCCCGCCTCGCCGCCCGGCCCCAGCCGCCAGAAGCGCAGCGTCGCTATGTTGGGTTCATGCTGATATTGCTCGAAGAACATCCAGCGCAGCGCATCGGCGCGGGCAAAGCCGTCGGTCGGGATCAGCCCCGCCTCGGGCGCCTGCTCGGCCAGATACCAGCAGGCCGCATTGCTCTCGGGCAGGAAGCGCGTGCCGATCTGCAACACGGGGATGCGGCCATTGGGGTTGATCTCGGCGAGGAAGCGCGGCGTCCGCGTCTCGCCGGCGCGAATGTCATAGCCGCGCCGCTCCAGCGCCGTTCCGGCATGCGCCGCCGTCAGCCGGATCTTGTAGCAATTGCCCGAGACCGGATCCTCGTGCAGGATCAGCGGATCTCCCGCCACGATCAGCCCTCCAGCGCCAGCACGATCTTGCCGACATGATCGCCGGCTTCCATCCGGCGATGCGCCGCCGCTGCCTCGGCGAAGGGGAAGACCTTGTCGATCACCGGCTTGAGCCGCCCGTCGGCGACCATCGGCCACACTTCGCGGGCGATCTCGTCGGCCAGCAGCGCCTTGAAGGTGGCGTCGCGCGCACGCAGCGTCGATCCGGTCAGCGTCAGCCGCCGCCGCATCACCAGCCCCATGTCGATCTCGGCGCGGTTGCCGCCCAGCTGCGCGATCGTGACATGGCGGCCATCCTCCGCCAGGCAGCGCAGGTTGCGCGCCACATAGTCGCCGCTCACCATGTCGAGCACGGCGGAGACCCCGCGCCCGTCGGTCAGCCGCTTCACCTCCTCCACGAAATCGGTCGTGCGGTAGTTGATCGCGTGGGTGGCGCCCAGCGTCAGCGCCTTGTGGCATTTCTCGTCGGAGCCGCAGGTGACGATCACGCGCAGCTCGAACAGCCGGCCGAGCAGGATCGCCATCACGCCGATGCCGCTTGTGCCGCCATGCACCAGCACCGCGTCGCCCTCGATCGTATAGGCGCGCTCGAACAGATTGTGCCACACGGTGAACAGCGTCTCGGGCAGCGCGGCCGCCTCGATCAGGCTCAGCGCCTCGGGCACGGGCAGGCACTGGCCCACCGGCGCGGCGCAATATTCGGCATAGGCCCCGCCCGAGACCAGCGCGCACATCGGCTGCCCCAGCAGCGCCGAATCCACCCCCTCGCCCACCGCCACCACGCGGCCGGCGCATTCCAGCCCGAGGATCGAGGGCGCGCCCGGCGGCGGCGGATAGGCGCCCTGGCGCTGCAGGATTTCGGGTCGGTTGATCCCGGCGGCGGCGACTTTGATGAGGCATTCGCCGGGCTTGGGCCGCGGCACCGGCCGGGTGACGGGCACCAGCACCTCGGGACCGCCCGCCTCCGCCGGATCATAGGCAAGCATCGTCTCGGGCAGTACGGACACTCTCATCCCCCAATCTTATACGCGCCGGCGCAGCGCCTTATTGACAGGCCGCTCCGGGCGGTCAACCATAACCCGATGGACGGTGACGACAGCCTTCCCCGCGCCCGCCACGATCCGCTCGCGCTGCTCGCGAGCCAGGATCTCGGGCTGCTTTCCGTAGAGGAATTGCACGCGCGGATCGCCGCCCTGCAGGCCGAAGTGGCGCGTACTACCACCCAAGTCGAACACGCCGTTAATACCCGCGCAACCGCAGACGCTTTATTCCGGAGATGAGGATAGCCCGCTCGGCGCGCGGCAGACGCTTCGAGCCGGACGCCGGGCGGGCAACCTTGATCGGACGGGCGGGCGACCCGACATTGGTCGGGCGCAGGGCCCATCCGGTCGGCCATGTGCCTAGGAGTTGATACATGCCTTCATTCGCCCGTGAGCTGGAGACCACCCTGCACAACGCGCTCGGCGCCGCCAGCGCGCGCCGCCACGAATATGCGACGCTGGAGCATCTGCTCCTCGCGCTGATCGGGGACGAGCATGCCGCGCAGGTGATGGCCGGCTGCGGCGTGGAGCTGAGCGAGCTGCGCGACGCGGTAACCACCTATCTCGATTCCGAACTCGATGCGTTGAAGACCGACGCCGAGACGGATCCCTCCCCCACCAGCGGTTTCCAGCGCGTGATCCAGCGCGCCATCCTGCATGTGCAATCCTCCGGCCGCGAGGAGGTGACGGGCGCCAACGTGCTCGTCGCGCTCTTCTCGGAGCGGGAAAGCTATGCGGTCTATTTCCTGCAGCAGCAGGATATGACGAGGCTCGATGCCGTCAGCTTCATCAGCCATGGCATCGGTAAGGGCGGCCAGCCGCAGGAGGCGCGCGAGGTGAAAGGGCAGGAGGAAGAGAAGCAGCAGAAGTCCGACGCCAAGTCGAAGGGCGACAGCGCTCTCAAGCAGTTCACGGTCAATCTCAACGACAAGGCCAAGGACGGCAAGGTCGATCCGCTGATCGGCCGCACCGCCGAGGTGGATCGCACCATCCAGATCCTGTGCCGCCGCTCCAAGAACAACCCGCTCTATGTGGGCGATCCGGGCGTCGGCAAGACGGCGATCGCCGAGGGCCTGGCGCGCAAGATCATCCATGGCGAGGTGCCCGAAGTCCTCAAGGAAGCCGTGATCTACTCGCTCGACATGGGGGCGCTGCTCGCCGGCACCCGCTATCGCGGCGATTTCGAGGAGCGGCTGAAGCAGGTCGTGTCCGAGCTTGAGAAGCTGCCGCACGCGGTGCTCTTCATCGACGAGATCCACACGGTGATCGGCGCGGGCGCCACCTCGGGCGGCGCGATGGATGCGTCCAACCTGCTCAAGCCGGCGCTGTCGGGCGGCCAGATCCGCTGCATCGGCTCCACCACCTACAAGGAATTCCGCAACCATTTCGAGAAGGACCGGGCGCTGCTCCGGCGCTTCCAGAAGATCGACGTGAACGAGCCCTCGGTCGAGGACACGATCAAGATCGTCACCGGCCTGCGGCCGTCCTTCGAGGCGCATCACCACATCAAATATACCAGCGACGCGATCAAGTCGGCGGTCGAGCTGTCGGCGCGCTACATCAACGATCGCAAGCTGCCCGACAAGGCGATCGACGTGATCGACGAGGCCGGGGCGATGCAGATGCTGCTGCCCGAAAATCGTCGCCGCAAGGTGATCGGCACGCGCGAGGTGGAGGCGGTGATCGCCACCATGGCGCGCATCCCGCCGAAATCCGTGTCCAGCGACGACAAGAAGGTGCTCGAAACGCTCGAGACCGATCTCAAGCGCGTCGTGTTCGGCCAGGATAAGGCGATCGAGGTGCTGTCCTCGGCGATCAAGCTCAGCCGCGCCGGCCTGCGCGAGCCCAACAAGCCGATCGGCAACTATCTCTTCTCCGGCCCCACCGGCGTCGGCAAGACGGAGGTGGCCCGGCAGCTCGCGGAGATCCTGGGCATTCCGCTCCAGCGGTTCGACATGTCGGAATATATGGAGCGCCACTCGGTCAGCCGGCTGATCGGCGCGCCTCCGGGCTATGTCGGCTATGATCAGGGCGGCCTGCTCACCGACGCGGTCGATCAGAACCCGCATTCGGTGCTGCTGCTCGACGAGATCGAGAAGGCGCATCCCGATCTGTTCAACATCCTCCTGCAGGTGATGGACAATGGGAAGCTCACCGATCACCACGGCAAGACGGTGGATTTCCGCAACACCATCCTCATCATGACGACCAATGCCGGCGCCTCGGACATGGCGCGCGAAACGGTCGGCTTCGGCACCCTCACCCGCGAGGGCGAGGATGAGGAAGCGGTGAAGAAGATGTTCACGCCGGAATTCCGCAACCGGCTCGATGCCATCGTGCCCTTCGGCTATCTGCCGACGCAGGTCGTCGCCCGCGTCGTCGACAAGTTCGTGCTCCAGCTCGAACTGCAGCTCGCCGATCGCGACGTGCACATCGTGCTCGAGGAGGAGGCGCGCGACTGGCTGACCACCAAGGGCTATGACAAGCTCTATGGCGCGCGCCCCATGGGCCGGCTCATCCAGGAGAAGATCAAGCAGCCGCTCGCGGAGGAACTGCTCTTCGGCAAGCTCGTCCATGGTGGCGAGGTGCGGGTCAAGCTCAAGGACGACGCGCTCGCCTTCGAGATCACCCCGGCCGCCCCGCGCGGCGGCAAGGGCAAGGCCAAGGGCACCAAGGTCAAGGTCTGATCCGCGTCCGATCGCGGCATGAAAAAGGCCGGGTGGCGACACCCGGCCTTTCTTTTCGCCCGCTGCCGCCGCGTCACAGCAGCGCCAGCCGGCCCTCGTGCAGCCGCACCACGCGATCCATGCGGGCGGCGAGCCGCTCATTGTGCGTCGCCACCAGCGCGGCCGAGCCTTCGCCGCGCACCAGCCGCAGAAATTCGCCCAGCACCTTGTCGGCGGTCGCCTCGTCGAGATTGCCGGTCGGCTCGTCCGCCAGCACCAGCATCGGCCGGTTGGCGAGCGCGCGCGCCACGGCCACGCGCTGCTGCTCGCCGCCCGACAATTTGCTGGGCCGATGGTCCAGCCGGCCCGCCAGGCCGAGCGTGCCGAGCAGGCCGCGGGCGCGGGCCAGCGCCGGCTCGGGCCGCGCGCCGGCGATCAGCTGCGGCAGCACCACATTCTCCTCGGCGGTGAAATCCGGCAGGAGATGATGGAATTGGTAGACGAAGCCGAGCCGCTCGCGGCGCACCCGCGTGCGGCCAAAGGCATCGAGCTGCGCCACCTCCTCGCCCGCGATCCGGATCGATCCCTCGAAGCCGCCCTCGAGCAGCCCGATCGCCTGCAACATGGTCGATTTGCCCGAGCCCGAGGCGCCCAGCAGCGCGACGATCTCGCCCGGCGCGACGGCGAGGTCGACGCCGCGCAGCACGTCGATCACCGTGCCCGCCTGCGCATAGGAGCGCGTCAGCCCGGCGACGGCCAGCACCTCATTCATAGCGCAGCACCTGCACCGGATCGGTGCTCGCCGCCTTGAGCGCGGGATAGAGGGTGGCGAGGAAGGCGAACACCAAAGTCATCACCACGATCGCCGTCACCTCGACGGGATCGACGCGCGAGGGCAAGGTGGTGAGCACGCGGATCGAGGGATCCCACAGGTCCTCGCCCGTGATCGCCTGCACCACATCCACCACATTCTGCCGGAAATAGAGGAAGATGGTGGCAAGAACCGCGCCCGCCCCGATGCCCAGCACGCCGATCGTCACCCCCACCGTCATGAAGATGCGGATCAGCGCCCCCCGGCTCGCACCCATGGTGCGCAAAATCGCGATGTCGCGCGTCTTGGCGCGCACCAGCATGATCAGCGACGAGAGGATGTTGAACACCGCGACCAGGATGATGATGGAGAGCACCACGAACATGGTCACGCGCTCCACCGCCAGCGCCTGGAAGAGCGAGGCGTTCATCTGCCGCCAGTCCACCAGCACGCCATGGCCCGCCACCTTGGGCGCGAGCGGCGCGAGGATCTGCCCCACGCGGTCCGGATTGCTGGTGCGGAGTTCGATCATCCCCACCGCATCGCCCAGCAGCAGCAATTGCTGTGCGTCGCCCAGCGGCATCACCACATAGGCCTTGTCGAAATCGAAGATGCCGATCTCGAAGATCGCGCCCACCTCATAGTTCACGATCCGCGGCGCGGTGCCGAACGGCGTCGCCTGGCCCGAAAGATTGACGACGCTGAGGCTGTCGCCCACGGTCAGGCCCAGCGCCTGGGCGAGGCCCGAGCCGATCGCCACCCGGTTGGAGCCCGGCGTCACCGCCGCGAGGCTGCCCTGCTTGACGAGCCGGCCGATCGCGTCGCGCATGTCGGGCAGCCGCATGCCGCGCACCAGCACCGGCTCCACCCGGCCCTCCACCGTCGCCGCCAGCGGCTGCTCGACCAGCGGGATCGCCGAGGTCACGCCCGGCGTGCGCTGCGCCTCGCGCACCAGGTCGCGCCAGTCGCGCAGCCCCTGCCCCGCATAGCCCTGGATCACGGCATGGCCGTTGAGCCCCACGATCTTGTCGAACAGCTCGGCGCGAAAGCCGTTCATCACGCTCATCACCACGATCAGCGCGGCGACGCCCAGCGCCACCGCCACCAGGCTGATCGAGGCGACGAGGAAGATGAAGGCCTCGCCGCGGCCGGGCAGAAGGTAGCGCTTGGCCACCATCCGCTCATAGCGGTTGAGGATCACCGGCCGGACACCCGCGCCAGCGCCTCCTCGGGGGAGAGCTCCTGCTTCTCGCCCGTGGCGCGGCGCTTCACCTCCACCACGCCGCGCGCCACGCCCTTGGGGCCGATCACGATCTGCCAGGGCAGGCCGATCAGATCCATGGTCGCGAACTTGGCGCCGCCGCGCTCGTCGCGATCGTCGTACAGCGTCTCGATCCCCGCCGCGGTGAGCCGCGCATAGAGATCCTCGGCGAGCGCGACGCAGCCGGGATCGTCGGCGCGCAGCGTGATCAGCCCCACCCGATAGGGCGCCACCGCATCCGGCCAGATGATCCCCGCCTCGTCATGGCTGGCCTCGATGATCGCGCCGACCAGCCGCGAGACGCCGATGCCATAGCTGCCCATGTGCGGCACCACGTCCGATCCGTCGCGCGCCTGCACGCTCAGCTTCATCGCCGCCGAATATTTGGTGCCGAAATAGAAGATATGCCCCACCTCGACACCCCGCGACTGGCGCAGCGCCGCGCCCGCCTCGGCCTCGCGGGCGGGGTCGCGCTTCTCGTCGGTGGCGGCATAATCGGCGGTGTAGCTCGAGACGATCGCCTGCAATCCCCCGACATCCTCGAAATCGACCGCGGACAGCGCCGCCGGCCGCTCCCAGTTGCTGTGGTAGAAGACGTCGCTCTCGCCGGTGGGGGCGAGCACGATGAATTCGTGGCTGAGATCGCCGCCGATCGGGCCGGTATCCGCCTGCATCGGAATGGCGCGCAGGCCCATCCGCGCGAAGGTGTTGAGATAGGCGACGAACATGCGGTTGTAGCTGTGCCGCGCCCCGGCTTCGTCGAGATCGAAGCTATAGGCGTCCTTCATCAGGAACTCGCGCCCGCGCATCACGCCAAAGCGCGGCCGCACCTCGTCGCGGAACTTCCACTGGATATGGTAGAGGATGCGCGGCAGATCGCGATAGGAGCGCGCGGCGTCGCGGAACAGCGCCGTCACCATCTCCTCATTGGTCGGCCCGTACAGCATCTCGCGCTCGTGCCGGTCACGGATGCGCAGCATCTCCGGGCCATAGGCGTCATAGCGGCCGCTCTCGCGCCACAGCTCGGCGGATTGCAGCGTGGGCATCAGCAATTCCACCGCGCCCGCGCGATCCTGCTCCTCGCGCACGATCCGCTCGATCTTGCGCAGCACGCGCAGCCCCAGCGGCAGCCAGGCATAGATGCCGGCCGCGGTCTGCCGCACCAGCCCGGCGCGCAGCATCAATTTGTGGCTGACGATCTGCGCGTCCGCGGGGCTCTCCTTGGAGACGGGCAGAAGATAGCGGGACAGGCGCATGGACAATCCGGGTTGGCGCGCGCGGCGCGGGAACATGCCTGCTCCTATGGCCATGGCGCGCCGCACGCAACCTCGCCGCCGGTGTTGCGCATTCATCACAGCTTCAGCTGATTTGGATGGCGCGCATGAAATCCAGTGGAAATGAACCGTAACGGCGATTACACGGAATGCACGAACGATGGTTTCGAGGCCGCGGTTCGGGGAGGGCGACGCCCGGGAGACTGCTAGGGGGGCAGCACCGGGACGGCGCCGAAAATGGGGGCTGACGAGCGATCGTCACGCGGGCGCCCGGGTCGCAAGGCCCGGGCGTTCGGCGTTTGGGGCCAGGTCCGCCCGCGCCCGCCCGGTGCGCCACCACCCGGCCCCTCCTGTCGCGCAATACGGTATGGCACAAAGCACGCGCGGGCACCGGTGCACCGGCGCCGCGACCGGCCGCCGCCCCTTTCGCCGCGTCATGCGTTGAGCGCGCGAAGGAGACCCGTCATGGCCACCCAACCCCCGTCCGATCCCGTCGATCTGCCCATCGACGAACCCGTGCCCACGCCCGTCGATCCGCCGATCGTCACCCCCGCCGATCCGCCCGCCCAGCCGAGCGAGCCGCCCCCCGCCCAAAGCTGAGGCCCACGCCGTCCGGCCCCGCCGCCCGCACCCGCGCGCGCGAGGCCGGGACGGCCTTACATCAGGCGCGAATGCCGCACCGCCGCCTCGATGAAGCTCGCGAACAGCGGATGCGGATCGAAGGGCTTGGACTTCAGCTCGGGGTGGAACTGCACGCCCACGAACCAGGGATGGTCCGGCCGCTCGACGATCTCGGGCAGCGTGCCGTCGGGCGACAGGCCGGAAAAGACCAGCCCGCCCTGCTCCAGCGCCTCGCGATAATGGACGTTCACCTCGTAGCGGTGGCGGTGCCGCTCCGAGATATCCTGGCCGCCATAGATGGCCGCGACATGGCTGTTGCCCGTCAGCCGCGCGGGATAGGCGCCCAGCCGCATCGTGCCGCCAAGATCGCCGCCGGCCTCGCGCCGCTGCAGCCCTTCCGCCGTCATCCATTCGGTGATCAGCCCCACCACCGGCTCCTCGGTCGGGCCGAATTCGGTGGTCGAGGCCGCGGCGATCCCCGCCGTGTTGCGCGCGCCTTCGATGCAGGCCATCTGCATGCCGAGGCAGATGCCGAAAAAGGGCACGCGCCGCTCGCGCGCGAAGCGCACGCTCGAAATCTTGCCCTCCGAGCCGCGCTCGCCGAAGCCGCCCGGCACGAGAATGCCGTGCATCGGCTCCAGCTGGCGC contains:
- a CDS encoding glutathione S-transferase family protein → MAGDPLILHEDPVSGNCYKIRLTAAHAGTALERRGYDIRAGETRTPRFLAEINPNGRIPVLQIGTRFLPESNAACWYLAEQAPEAGLIPTDGFARADALRWMFFEQYQHEPNIATLRFWRLGPGGEAGLDAARRAQLPAKRSGGAAALALMEAQLARQAFLLPQGFSLADIVLYAYTHVAEEAGFALADYPAVRAWLARVAARPGHVPMA
- a CDS encoding NAD(P)H-quinone oxidoreductase, producing MRVSVLPETMLAYDPAEAGGPEVLVPVTRPVPRPKPGECLIKVAAAGINRPEILQRQGAYPPPPGAPSILGLECAGRVVAVGEGVDSALLGQPMCALVSGGAYAEYCAAPVGQCLPVPEALSLIEAAALPETLFTVWHNLFERAYTIEGDAVLVHGGTSGIGVMAILLGRLFELRVIVTCGSDEKCHKALTLGATHAINYRTTDFVEEVKRLTDGRGVSAVLDMVSGDYVARNLRCLAEDGRHVTIAQLGGNRAEIDMGLVMRRRLTLTGSTLRARDATFKALLADEIAREVWPMVADGRLKPVIDKVFPFAEAAAAHRRMEAGDHVGKIVLALEG
- a CDS encoding DUF1192 domain-containing protein; translated protein: MDGDDSLPRARHDPLALLASQDLGLLSVEELHARIAALQAEVARTTTQVEHAVNTRATADALFRR
- the clpA gene encoding ATP-dependent Clp protease ATP-binding subunit ClpA is translated as MPSFARELETTLHNALGAASARRHEYATLEHLLLALIGDEHAAQVMAGCGVELSELRDAVTTYLDSELDALKTDAETDPSPTSGFQRVIQRAILHVQSSGREEVTGANVLVALFSERESYAVYFLQQQDMTRLDAVSFISHGIGKGGQPQEAREVKGQEEEKQQKSDAKSKGDSALKQFTVNLNDKAKDGKVDPLIGRTAEVDRTIQILCRRSKNNPLYVGDPGVGKTAIAEGLARKIIHGEVPEVLKEAVIYSLDMGALLAGTRYRGDFEERLKQVVSELEKLPHAVLFIDEIHTVIGAGATSGGAMDASNLLKPALSGGQIRCIGSTTYKEFRNHFEKDRALLRRFQKIDVNEPSVEDTIKIVTGLRPSFEAHHHIKYTSDAIKSAVELSARYINDRKLPDKAIDVIDEAGAMQMLLPENRRRKVIGTREVEAVIATMARIPPKSVSSDDKKVLETLETDLKRVVFGQDKAIEVLSSAIKLSRAGLREPNKPIGNYLFSGPTGVGKTEVARQLAEILGIPLQRFDMSEYMERHSVSRLIGAPPGYVGYDQGGLLTDAVDQNPHSVLLLDEIEKAHPDLFNILLQVMDNGKLTDHHGKTVDFRNTILIMTTNAGASDMARETVGFGTLTREGEDEEAVKKMFTPEFRNRLDAIVPFGYLPTQVVARVVDKFVLQLELQLADRDVHIVLEEEARDWLTTKGYDKLYGARPMGRLIQEKIKQPLAEELLFGKLVHGGEVRVKLKDDALAFEITPAAPRGGKGKAKGTKVKV
- a CDS encoding ABC transporter ATP-binding protein; protein product: MNEVLAVAGLTRSYAQAGTVIDVLRGVDLAVAPGEIVALLGASGSGKSTMLQAIGLLEGGFEGSIRIAGEEVAQLDAFGRTRVRRERLGFVYQFHHLLPDFTAEENVVLPQLIAGARPEPALARARGLLGTLGLAGRLDHRPSKLSGGEQQRVAVARALANRPMLVLADEPTGNLDEATADKVLGEFLRLVRGEGSAALVATHNERLAARMDRVVRLHEGRLALL
- a CDS encoding lipoprotein-releasing ABC transporter permease subunit, with product MILNRYERMVAKRYLLPGRGEAFIFLVASISLVAVALGVAALIVVMSVMNGFRAELFDKIVGLNGHAVIQGYAGQGLRDWRDLVREAQRTPGVTSAIPLVEQPLAATVEGRVEPVLVRGMRLPDMRDAIGRLVKQGSLAAVTPGSNRVAIGSGLAQALGLTVGDSLSVVNLSGQATPFGTAPRIVNYEVGAIFEIGIFDFDKAYVVMPLGDAQQLLLLGDAVGMIELRTSNPDRVGQILAPLAPKVAGHGVLVDWRQMNASLFQALAVERVTMFVVLSIIILVAVFNILSSLIMLVRAKTRDIAILRTMGASRGALIRIFMTVGVTIGVLGIGAGAVLATIFLYFRQNVVDVVQAITGEDLWDPSIRVLTTLPSRVDPVEVTAIVVMTLVFAFLATLYPALKAASTDPVQVLRYE
- the proS gene encoding proline--tRNA ligase, yielding MRLSRYLLPVSKESPADAQIVSHKLMLRAGLVRQTAAGIYAWLPLGLRVLRKIERIVREEQDRAGAVELLMPTLQSAELWRESGRYDAYGPEMLRIRDRHEREMLYGPTNEEMVTALFRDAARSYRDLPRILYHIQWKFRDEVRPRFGVMRGREFLMKDAYSFDLDEAGARHSYNRMFVAYLNTFARMGLRAIPMQADTGPIGGDLSHEFIVLAPTGESDVFYHSNWERPAALSAVDFEDVGGLQAIVSSYTADYAATDEKRDPAREAEAGAALRQSRGVEVGHIFYFGTKYSAAMKLSVQARDGSDVVPHMGSYGIGVSRLVGAIIEASHDEAGIIWPDAVAPYRVGLITLRADDPGCVALAEDLYARLTAAGIETLYDDRDERGGAKFATMDLIGLPWQIVIGPKGVARGVVEVKRRATGEKQELSPEEALARVSGR